A window from Telopea speciosissima isolate NSW1024214 ecotype Mountain lineage chromosome 8, Tspe_v1, whole genome shotgun sequence encodes these proteins:
- the LOC122670648 gene encoding methyltransferase FGSG_00040, with translation MKHERLEMEEDIMQLLRSKATELLLREEWMESIQVYSQLVSLCQQQLSENHDKSDSDGLSKLRKTLRLAFSNRAEARFRLGYFSEALEDCDRALDIEITHFKTHLCKGKILLNLNLHIGASDCFKTALLHLQGNEHSETLHGYLERSKRLEFQSRTGNLDLSDWVLSGFRGKSPELAEYIGAVQIKRSEKSGRGLFATKDIEVGTVLLFTKAVATVRGILPEPAEDSDLDSTESARLVMWKDFIDKVFAATTRCKKTRGLISTLSGGEEEESLSVPDISLFRPETEELFSSEEKIDDMGRLLNVLDVNCLTEDAISAKVLGKNCDYYGVGIWMLASFINHSCDPNARRLHIGDHLVIHASKDIKAGDEITFAYFDVLLPLNKRSEMSKTWGFYCKCKRCKFEEEISSRGEIKEIELAFERGSDMGSVVVRLEEGMRRWMMKGKEKGYLRASYWAAFSGAFGSEKSMRRWGRRIPAEEVVAECVTEAVGGDERVLRVAIQGLRKHGGGLFEMEKALKLGRCVYGKVVKKQALRALLEL, from the coding sequence ATGAAACACGAGAGACtagagatggaagaagatattATGCAGTTACTGAGATCCAAGGCTACAGAGCTCCTCCTAAGAGAGGAATGGATGGAATCTATCCAAGTCTACTCTCAGCTCGTATCTCTCTGCCAACAACAACTCTCAGAGAACCATGACAAGTCTGACTCAGATGGGTTGTCAAAACTACGGAAGACACTTCGCTTAGCCTTCTCCAATCGAGCGGAGGCCCGGTTCCGGTTAGGGTATTTCTCTGAGGCTTTGGAGGACTGTGATCGAGCACTTGATATTGAGATTACCCatttcaaaacccatctctGTAAAGGTAAGATCTTGCTCAACTTAAATCTCCATATAGGAGCTTCAGATTGCTTCAAAACGGCTCTTCTCCATCTTCAGGGCAATGAACACTCTGAGACCCTTCATGGGTATTTGGAGCGAAGCAAGAGACTTGAGTTCCAGTCTAGGACTGGTAATTTGGACCTATCAGATTGGGTCTTAAGCGGGTTTCGAGGAAAATCTCCGGAACTTGCAGAATACATTGGCGCAGTTCAGATTAAGAGATCAGAGAAAAGCGGTCGAGGGTTATTCGCCACCAAGGACATTGAAGTTGGGACTGTGTTGCTATTCACAAAAGCTGTCGCCACCGTCAGGGGAATATTGCCAGAACCTGCCGAAGATTCAGATTTAGATTCAACCGAGAGTGCTCGATTGGTTATGTGGAAGGACTTCATAGATAAAGTTTTCGCCGCTACCACGAGATGTAAGAAAACGCGTGGTTTGATTTCTACATTATcgggaggagaagaggaggagagccTCAGTGTTCCTGATATAAGTCTCTTTAGGCCTGAAACAGAGGAACTCTTCTCTTCCGAGGAGAAGATCGATGACATGGGTAGGCTCTTAAACGTATTAGATGTAAATTGTCTAACCGAAGATGCAATTTCGGCTAAAGTTCTTGGTAAGAACTGCGATTATTATGGTGTTGGGATATGGATGTTGGCATCCTTTATTAATCACTCCTGTGATCCGAATGCAAGACGCTTGCACATTGGGGATCATTTGGTAATCCATGCTTCCAAAGACATCAAGGCAGGGGATGAAATCACATTTGCCTATTTCGATGTGCTTTTGCCGTTGAACAAGCGCAGCGAGATGTCGAAGACATGGGGCTTTTACTGTAAATGCAAGCGATGCAAATTTGAGGAAGAGATTAGTAGCAGAGGAGAGATCAAAGAGATAGAGTTGGCGTTTGAGAGAGGATCAGACATGGGCAGTGTAGTGGTCAGATTGGAGGAAGGTATGAGGAGAtggatgatgaaggggaaggagaaagggTACTTAAGAGCATCCTATTGGGCTGCATTTTCGGGTGCTTTTGGATCGGAGAAGTCGATGAGGAGGTGGGGTAGGCGGATTCCGGCGGAGGAAGTGGTGGCAGAGTGTGTCACAGAGGCTGTAGGTGGCGATGAGAGGGTGTTGAGGGTGGCAATACAGGGGCTGAGGAAACATGGTGGTGGGCTGTTTGAGATGGAAAAAGCACTGAAGTTGGGGAGATGTGTGTACGGGAAGGTGGTGAAGAAACAAGCATTGAGAGCTCTGCTTGAGCTTTAG